The proteins below are encoded in one region of Naumovozyma castellii chromosome 6, complete genome:
- the FUN30 gene encoding DNA-dependent ATPase FUN30 (ancestral locus Anc_7.80) yields the protein MTDPYEPNDVQVPETSSPSKPLQQDPSSSPLKPLQPPPSATLRDKFTYSPNTTQPASNNNSNASSSLAGQESALANLTAAFPDFSQTLILAVLKSNSYNLDLVTQRLNRIKQQRENWKATPTTSSLATRLGSLKSKPKAPASSKIVVDKQKGSIYDRYSSVIKAQTHLEYDPGLLKKVQEGDRRKFKRLVRENDMTLIDDPRKKVKGNGNSNSALEKALFALSQRKKEEKLQRKNKKNVLTLADDEDEEDEEEDEQLSVEEFSGDEYEERATLKNIDDQVLKFINESDVLDLTDLADTTFKKAEIIVSRRPFQSLDQFLQSEFISEEEAKKTTKKTKGRGHNSQKNESERLLERITLAIRGYNAIDSLIKKCSSYGKLIESQMAKWGITMDDITNNNELDVMEEDGNLAVVEEFDENEVSATATPVPIDLTSQDDHDSDSDFEDEDEEYDDDDDEDEDAVVMPKRKPKLITPPEKRSGNIKYFKGKPKLLDSEVTLKDYQQTGINWLNLLYHNQMSCILADDMGLGKTCQVISFFAYLKQINEPGPHLVVVPSSTLENWLREFQKFCPTLKIEPYYGSQNERADLREILERTAGQYDVIVTTYNLAAGNKYDVSFLRNRQFNVVVYDEGHMLKNSMSERFNKLMRIQGNFRLLLTGTPLQNNLRELMSLLEFIMPALFISKKESLASVFKQRAKTTDDNKGHNPLLVQEAIERAKTMMKPFILRRRKDQVLKHLPAKHHKIEYCIMQDLQRKIYDSEIKTVMEHKKMILDGTLPDDPKERAKIQSSSSSNLIMTLRKAALHPLLFRTIYNDALIAKMSKAIINEPQYKVDGNIEFIKEDMSVMTDFELHRLCLNFPNTLSRYQLKNKEWMNSGKVDTLCRLLKEIIFERKEKVLIFSLFTQVLDILELVLSELNYKFLRLDGSTQVNDRQSLIDKFYEDDTIPIFILSTKAGGFGINLVCANNVIIFDQSFNPHDDRQAADRAHRVGQTKEVNITTLITKDSIEEKIFQLAKNKLALDSHISEDDGKKADDALEDKVSDILEGILYKENETKVE from the coding sequence ATGACGGACCCCTACGAGCCCAACGACGTGCAAGTCCCAGAGACATCTTCTCCCTCCAAACCGCTGCAACAGGACCCTTCATCCTCACCGCTGAAACCATTGCAACCGCCGCCATCGGCTACTTTGCGTGACAAGTTCACATACAGTCCTAACACAACGCAACCAGCATCCAATAACAACAGCAACGCCTCCTCCTCTCTTGCAGGCCAGGAGTCGGCCCTCGCAAACCTCACCGCTGCATTCCCGGACTTCTCCCAGACACTGATCCTCGCAGTGCTCAAGTCCAACTCATATAACCTAGATCTCGTCACCCAGAGACTTAACAGGATCAAACAGCAACGAGAAAATTGGAAGGCCACTCCAACAACAAGCTCTCTGGCCACGAGACTTGGGTCATTGAAGTCCAAACCGAAGGCTCCCGCTTCGTCCAAGATCGTTGTGGATAAGCAGAAAGGATCCATATATGATAGGTATTCCTCTGTCATTAAGGCCCAAACACATTTAGAATATGACCCTGGtttgttgaagaaggtCCAGGAGGGCGATAGGAGGAAGTTTAAACGATTAGTCAGGGAGAATGACATGACTTTGATTGATGATCCGAGGAAGAAGGTTAAGGGTAATGGGAATAGTAATTCCGCTTTAGAAAAGGCCCTTTTTGCCCTGAGTCAGAGAAAGAAAGAGGAGAAATTGCagaggaagaacaagaagaatgTATTGACTTTGGCTGACGATGAAGACGAGgaagacgaagaagaggatgaacAATTGAGTGTGGAAGAATTTAGTGGGGatgaatatgaagaaagagccactttgaaaaatattgatgatcAAGTGTTAAagtttattaatgaatctgATGTGTTAGATTTGACCGATTTGGCTGATACCACGTTCAAGAAGGCAGAAATTATTGTTTCCAGGAGACCGTTCCAATCGTTAGATCAATTCTTACAGAGTGAATTTATTTCTGAGGAAGAGGCCAAGAAGACAACGAAAAAGACTAAGGGAAGAGGTCATAACAGTCAGAAAAATGAGAGTGAAAGATTACTGGAAAGAATTACATTGGCAATTAGAGGTTATAACGCCATTGATTCGTTAATTAAGAAATGTTCCTCGTATGGTAAACTGATTGAATCGCAAATGGCTAAATGGGGGATCACTATGGATGATATTACAAATAACAATGAATTGGATGTCATGGAAGAGGATGGTAATTTAGCTGTAgtggaagaatttgatgaaaatgaagtaAGTGCCACTGCAACGCCCGTTCCTATAGATTTGACATCACAGGATGATCATGACAGTGATagtgattttgaagatgaagatgaagaatatgatgatgacgatgatgaagatgaagatgccGTGGTCATGCCTAAAAGGAAACCAAAACTTATTACTCCCCCTGAAAAGAGATCCGGTAATATTAAGTATTTTAAGGGTAAACCAAAATTGTTAGATTCCGAAGTTacattgaaagattatcAACAAACTGGTATTAATTGGCTGAATCTATTATATCACAACCAAATGTCATGTATCCTAGCAGATGATATGGGGTTAGGTAAGACATGTCAAgtcatttcattttttgcCTATTTAAAACAAATTAATGAACCTGGTCCTCATTTAGTGGTCGTCCCCTCCTCCACTTTAGAAAATTGGTTGagagaatttcaaaaattctgCCCCACTTTAAAAATTGAGCCATACTATGGTTCACAAAATGAAAGAGCAGATTTACGtgaaatattggaaagaaCCGCTGGGCAATATGATGTGATAGTCACAACTTATAATTTAGCGGCCGGGAATAAATATGATGTTTCCTTCTTAAGAAATCGCCAATTTAATGTGGTGGTCTACGATGAAGGGCATATGTTGAAGAACTCTATGTCTGAAAGATTCAACAAATTGATGAGAATTCAAGGTAATTTCCGATTATTATTGACAGGTACTCCACTACAGAATAATTTAAGAGAATTGATGtcattattagaatttATTATGCCTGCCCTTTTcatttccaagaaagaatCACTTGCCTCTGTGTTCAAACAACGTGCTAAGACTACCGATGATAATAAAGGACATAATCCATTGTTGGTGCAGGAAGCCATTGAAAGGGCCAagacgatgatgaaaccATTTATTTTAAGAAGACGTAAGGATCAAGTGTTAAAGCATTTACCTGCAAAGCACCACAAGATTGAATATTGTATAATGCaagatcttcaaagaaagatttaTGATAGTGAAATTAAGACAGTGATGGAACacaaaaaaatgattcTTGATGGAACATTGCCAGATGATCCCAAGGAAAGGGCCAAGATACAATCTTCAAGTTCTTCtaatttgataatgacCTTAAGAAAGGCTGCATTGCacccattattattcaGAACAATTTATAATGATGCTCTAATAGCCAAAATGAGTAAGGCGATCATTAATGAACCACAATACAAGGTGGACGGTAACATAGAGTTCATTAAGGAAGATATGAGCGTTATGACAGATTTTGAATTGCATAGATTATGTCTCAATTTCCCCAATACACTTTCACGttatcaattgaaaaacaaagaaTGGATGAATTCTGGGAAAGTGGATACTCTTTGCCGACTCTTAAAGGAAATAATCTTTGAACGAAAGGAAAAAgtcttgatattttctcttttcacTCAAGTTCTTGAcattttggaattggtACTGTCCGAGTTGAATTACAAGTTCTTGAGACTAGATGGGTCCACGCAGGTTAACGATAGACAATCCTTAATCGATAAATTCTACGAGGATGATACAATCCCAATCTTTATTCTGTCTACCAAGGCAGGTGGATTTGGTATCAATTTAGTTTGTGCAAATAATGTTATCATTTTTGATCAAAGTTTCAATCCGCATGATGATAGACAAGCCGCAGATAGAGCGCATCGTGTGGGTCAAACCAAAGAGGTAAATATCACCACACTAATCACTAAGGATTCCATCGAGGAGAAGATATTCCAGTTAGCAAAGAACAAGCTGGCCCTGGATTCGCACATCAGCGAAGATGACGGTAAGAAGGCAGACGACGCCCTGGAGGACAAGGTGAGCGACATATTGGAGGGCATCCTGTACAAGGAGAACGAGACGAAGGTGGAATGA
- the ATS1 gene encoding Ats1p (ancestral locus Anc_7.79) yields the protein MPVEQGMKVYAFGSNGNYQLGLPQTDADFIVPQLTFMNETALKKIACGGNHTLMLMADGTCYGTGDNSMREIRDDTGTEILKGWHLLNDSESRYKDVTCGWEFTVICNSQNEILSRGIGGKGELGLGGMCKSDIFKKVMAFGKDDEVKLFSSFQNCCVLVNTGTKSTVYGWGSNMKCQLFEPRTGKKVDQPIKIFESTTDILDYVSMGKDFIVFVNKLGQIVDIKGNIPKGFQREEWLRADQKGIQVSCMWSSIHILKEGKIYSYGYGTFGQIFQNEENRSLSVEGFTTGSEHGILVLPDKHDKTQQVSCWGWGEHGNCGRLQSQQESQQEDVNDYSNMSSPLNTVMSGLPNGVRIFGGCSSTWIVVPH from the coding sequence ATGCCCGTTGAGCAAGGGATGAAAGTGTACGCATTTGGATCTAATGGGAACTATCAATTGGGGCTTCCACAGACGGACGCAGACTTCATTGTCCCGCAACTGACGTTCATGAACGAGACTGCCTTGAAGAAGATCGCCTGTGGCGGGAACCACACGTTGATGTTGATGGCTGATGGGACCTGCTATGGTACGGGTGATAACTCGATGCGTGAAATTAGGGACGATACCGGTACAGAGATATTGAAAGGATGGCACTTGCTGAATGACTCGGAGAGTCGATACAAAGACGTGACTTGTGGTTGGGAATTTACTGTCATTTGCAATTCCCagaatgaaatattgaGCCGTGGAATCGGTGGGAAGGGGGAATTGGGATTAGGTGGAATGTGCAAGAGCGATATATTTAAGAAGGTGATGGCATTTGGGAAAGATGACGAGGTAAAACTATTCTCATCGTTCCAAAATTGTTGTGTCTTGGTCAATACGGGGACCAAATCTACGGTTTATGGATGGGGTAGCAATATGAAATGCCAATTGTTTGAACCCCGAACAGGTAAGAAGGTGGACCAGCCGATAAAGATATTTGAATCGACCACTGACATTCTAGATTACGTTTCCATGGGGAAGGATTTCATTGTGTTCGTGAATAAATTGGGACAAATTGTCGATATCAAGGGTAATATACCGAAGGGGTTCCAAAGGGAAGAATGGCTACGTGCGGACCAAAAGGGAATACAAGTCAGTTGTATGTGGTCTTCCATTCATATATTAAAGGAAGGCAAGATTTACTCGTATGGATACGGGACTTTTGGCCAAATATTCCAGAATGAAGAGAACCGCTCCTTATCAGTGGAAGGATTCACTACTGGGAGTGAACATGGTATCCTAGTCCTGCCAGACAAGCACGACAAAACACAACAAGTGTCCTGTTGGGGGTGGGGAGAGCATGGGAACTGTGGAAGATTACAGTCTCAACAGGAATCCCAACAAGAAGATGTGAACGATTACTCCAATATGAGCTCGCCGCTCAATACCGTCATGTCTGGTCTGCCCAACGGTGTACGTATCTTTGGTGGATGCTCTTCCACCTGGATAGTGGTACCGCATTGA
- the CCR4 gene encoding CCR4-NOT core exoribonuclease subunit CCR4 (ancestral locus Anc_7.78) — translation MNEPSLMGYPSLSQQQQQLPNGTPNTLHQQLHGLSNNPMPPPGLMNSNDLPNNLGNGPRGINANNNNNNNPMLSASHQLLDQLTNGNANMGMNNNTSPNANNTSMSSNAPSQSLAIASINANANNPLFHPHLEDPTLLSNPIWKLQLQLANVSLQSLGQPNVYARQNAMKKYLASQNQSQNTSNNTLTAPVVPNNTNNPTIQPQSQTTTGAPTTNENINQSQQQQQTQPSEMSMSLVDRTKKLLMEMATETSKEKGKTSKPSTANSANNGNSMPNNTNEAMTPSSANTPLATTNNSRMGTPTTPHTELLNTRDQNSTTPSVLLQHKKLSQQYNIDEDDEIENRMVAPKDTKYNDQLWHAIDFSNLQIFHINDNLFKYTFLTRLYLNGNGLTHIPKEIKNLNNLCVLDLSNNKLSELPSEIGSCFRLKYLYFFNNLISDLPWEFGNLYNLQFLGCEGNPLDKKLLKILTEKSVTGLIFYLRDNRPEIPLIKDRKFIEIDTEGEPVREYDSLKLADANGNPDLEKKSFTLLSYNTLCQHYATPKMYRYTPSWALSWDYRREKLKDQILSYQSDILCLQEVESKTFEEFWSPLLEKYDYQGIFHIKTRAKTMQSKDSKKVDGCCIFFKKSKFKLLFKEAMDFSGTWMKHKKFQRTEDYLNRAMNKDNVALYLKLQSLTSGESVWVVTTHLHWDPKFNDVKTFQVGILLDHMEALLKEENPKQDVKKANVVICGDLNSYFDSAVYELLSTGRVVNHQDNKGRDFGYMSQKNFAHNLSLRSSYDYIGELPFTNFTPSFTDVIDYIWFSTQSMRVRGLLGGVDQDYVSNFIGFPNDKFPSDHIPLLARFEFMKSSSGSRKI, via the coding sequence ATGAATGAACCTTCATTAATGGGATATCCTTCTTTAtctcaacaacaacagcaattACCAAATGGAACCCCCAATACTCTACATCAACAACTGCATGGGTTATCCAATAACCCAATGCCACCACCAGGTTTGATGAATTCCAATGATTTGCCAAATAACTTGGGGAACGGCCCAAGGGGAATAAACGcaaataacaacaacaacaacaatccTATGTTATCTGCCTCACATCAACTGTTAGATCAATTGACCAACGGTAACGCCAACATGGGTATGAACAACAACACAAGCCCAAATGCAAATAATACTTCCATGTCTTCAAACGCACCATCTCAAAGTTTGGCTATAGCTTCCATTAACGCCAATGCAAACAATCCATTATTCCATCCACATTTAGAAGACCCAACATTGCTAAGCAAtccaatttggaaacttCAATTGCAACTGGCTAACGTTTCTTTACAATCATTGGGGCAACCAAACGTTTACGCAAGACAAAATGCTATGAAGAAATACCTCGCAAGTCAAAATCAATCTCAAAATACGTCTAATAATACTTTGACAGCACCAGTTGTACCAAACAATACCAATAACCCTACTATACAACCCCAATCACAGACAACAACGGGGGCTCCAACAACAAATGAAAACATAAATCAGTcccaacaacaacagcaaacCCAACCCTCGGAAATGTCAATGTCATTGGTAGATCGTACCAAGAAACTGTTAATGGAAATGGCTACAGAAACATCAAAGGAGAAAGGTAAGACGAGCAAACCATCTACTGCGAACAGTGCTAACAATGGCAATAGTATGCCAAACAATACTAATGAGGCAATGACCCCAAGTTCTGCAAATACTCCATTAGCTACTACAAACAATAGTAGAATGGGCACACCAACAACACCACATACGGAATTGCTTAATACAAGAGACCAAAATTCAACAACTCCATCGGTTCTTTTGCAGCATAAGAAATTATCACAACAGTATAATATTGACGAAGATGACGAAATCGAAAATAGAATGGTAGCACCAAAGGATACGAAATATAACGATCAATTATGGCATGCTATcgatttttccaatttgcAAATTTTTCACATCAATGATAACCTTTTCAAATACACTTTCTTAACAAGATTATATTTAAATGGGAACGGACTAACTCATATCCCCAAGGAGATTAAAAATTTGAACAACCTTTGTGTGTTGgatttatcaaataacaAATTGAGTGAATTACCCTCAGAAATTGGTTCATGTTTCAGATTGAAATATCTATACTTCTTTAACAATCTGATCTCCGATTTGCCTTGGGAATTTGGTAACTTATACAATTTACAATTTCTAGGTTGTGAAGGGAACCCATTagataaaaaattattgaaaatcttAACAGAAAAATCCGTTACAGGGTTGATCTTCTACTTGAGAGATAACAGACCTGAAATTCCACTAATTAAGGAtagaaaatttattgaaattgacaCTGAAGGTGAACCAGTAAGAGAATAtgattctttgaaattagCTGATGCCAATGGTAACCCCGATTTAGAGAAGAAATCTTTCACTTTACTATCATACAATACGTTATGTCAACATTACGCAACTCCAAAGATGTATCGTTACACGCCATCATGGGCTTTGAGTTGGGATTATAGACGtgagaaattaaaggatcAAATATTATCCTATCAATCTGATATCCTATGTTTGCAAGAAGTGGAATCTAAAACATTCGAAGAATTTTGGTCTCCTTTGTTGGAAAAATACGATTACCAAGGTATCTTCCACATTAAGACCAGAGCCAAGACAATGCAATCCAAGGATTCCAAAAAAGTGGACGGGTGttgtattttcttcaagaaaagtAAGTTCAAACTGTTATTTAAAGAGGCCATGGATTTCAGTGGTACTTGGATGAAACATAAGAAGTTTCAACGTACCGAGGATTATTTAAACCGTGCCATGAACAAGGATAACGTTGCtttatatttgaaattacaaTCTCTAACTTCCGGTGAATCAGTTTGGGTAGTGACCACACACCTTCATTGGGATCCTAAATTTAACGATGTTAAGACTTTTCAAGTGGGTATTCTATTAGATCATATGGAAGCACTattaaaagaagaaaatccaAAACAAGATGTAAAGAAGGCCAATGTGGTTATATGTGGTGATTTGaattcatattttgattctgCTGTTTATGAATTATTAAGCACTGGTCGCGTAGTCAACCATCAAGACAATAAAGGTAGAGATTTTGGTTACATGTCACAAAAGAATTTTGCTCacaatttatcattaagGTCAAGTTACGATTACATTGGCGAGTTACCATTTACAAATTTTACCCCATCTTTTACTGATGTCATTGACTACATATGGTTTTCCACACAGTCAATGCGTGTGAGAGGATTATTAGGTGGAGTGGATCAAGATTACGTTTCCAACTTCATCGGTTTCCCTAACGATAAATTTCCAAGTGACCATATACCTCTACTAGCCAGGTTTGAATTCATGAAGAGTTCAAGTGGAAGCAGAAAGATATAG
- the FUN26 gene encoding nucleoside transmembrane transporter FUN26 (ancestral locus Anc_7.77), whose protein sequence is MSSNTNELHPDSDEPPLYDQSIYLKLQDLTYLTFVFIGIGLLWPWNCILSASQYFKHDIFQDTTIWSKIFTSSMMTTSTLSSMIFNIWLSRRQHSYSQRVIRGLIWEIIVFILLTFISLGHHWTPLWFNFVNVMILVLLSSVATAMTQNGIMAIANVHGGEYSQAVMVGQAIAGVLPSVVLLLVSFLSTGNDDADASSSNNGGILFYFLTTALVSAICIILYRITKVDSKLKENIGSYSEEEPLQRVGEDDTATPFKKENVPFEALFTKLRYLVLSIFTTFMVTLVFPVFASTITATKIPMKDSQYIPLIFTVWNLGDLYGRVIADWPIFRNPNFTAFKVFIYAILRIIFVPFFFIIEHKNNTTHSIMLDVCYILLQFFFGVTNGHAISVSFMKVPDQLVSDDEKEAAGGFTNIFVSTGLAVGSVLSYLVVLFTGH, encoded by the coding sequence ATGTCTTCAAACACAAATGAACTGCATCCCGATAGCGATGAACCTCCCCTATATGACCAGTCGATTTATCTGAAGTTACAAGACCTAACATACCTAACATTTGTCTTCATTGGTATAGGACTTCTCTGGCCGTGGAATTGTATCCTCAGTGCTTCCCAATACTTCAAACATGATATATTTCAGGATACCACCATATGGTCCAAGATATTCACCAGTTCCATGATGACAACTTCAACTCTCTCTTCTATGATCTTTAACATTTGGTTATCGAGGAGACAACATAGTTACTCACAACGTGTCATCAGAGGGTTAATATGGGAAATAATAGTATTCATCCTGCTCACTTTTATATCATTGGGCCACCATTGGACTCCCTTATGGTTCAATTTCGTAAACGTGATGATACTGGTCCTTTTAAGTTCAGTAGCTACAGCAATGACACAGAATGGGATTATGGCTATTGCAAATGTGCATGGTGGTGAGTATAGTCAGGCAGTAATGGTGGGTCAGGCCATTGCAGGTGTCTTACCTTCAGTGGTGCTACTGCTTGTATCTTTCCTGAGCACTGGaaatgatgatgctgaTGCGTCATCTTCCAACAATGGcggaatattattttatttcctAACGACTGCTTTAGTTTCAGCCATTTGCATTATATTATACAGAATTACTAAAGTGGATTcgaaattgaaggaaaatatAGGATCATATAGTGAGGAAGAACCATTACAAAGAGTTGGAGAAGATGACACTGCAACTCCATTCAAGAAGGAGAATGTCCCATTTGAAGcattatttacaaaattgAGGTATCTAGTTCTATCAATCTTTACAACATTTATGGTAACTCTTGTGTTCCCTGTCTTTGCCTCGACAATAACTGCAACAAAGATACCGATGAAAGATTCGCAATACATTCCTTTGATTTTCACAGTCTGGAATCTGGGTGATTTATATGGGAGGGTGATTGCAGATTGGCCCATCTTTAGAAACCCCAACTTTACAGCATTCAAGGTTTTCATTTATGCCATACTGAGAATCATATTCGTTCCCTTCTTTTTTATCATTGAACATAAGAATAACACGACGCATTCCATCATGCTTGACGTATGCTACATCCTATtacaatttttctttggtgTCACTAATGGACATGCAATCTCGGTCAGTTTCATGAAAGTACCTGACCAGTTGGTGTCTGATGATGAGAAGGAAGCCGCTGGGGGATTCACAAATATATTCGTATCTACGGGGTTAGCCGTAGGGAGTGTCTTAAGTTACTTGGTGGTTCTATTTACGGGCCACTAG
- the PMT2 gene encoding dolichyl-phosphate-mannose-protein mannosyltransferase PMT2 (ancestral locus Anc_7.76), which yields MSSATGFKAREKDTEEVKARQDINIDTHEEIIDEKEDLKKEIVSTEKKESNTLLRVESIIMPLVFTGLAIFIRMYKIGINDHVVWDEAHFGKFGSYYLRHEFYHDVHPPLGKMLVGLSGYLAGYNGSFDFSSGAEYPDYVDYVKMRIFNAAFSAMCVPVAYFTAKAIGFSIPTVWLFTITVLFENSYTTLGKFILLDSMLLFFTVLSYMCFVIFHNQRSKPFSRKWWKWMLLTGLSMGCAISVKMVGLFIITVVGIYTIIDLWNFLGDKTMSWKAYIGHWLARIICLIIVPFLVFLACFKIHFDLLTHSGTGDANMSSLFQANLIGSDVGAGPRDVAVGSSIISIKNQALGGALLHSHYNAYPEGSNQQQVTAYSYKDANNEWFFDRPRGEPFYHENETDIEYVLGDSQYRLVHHKTGKNLHTHPVRAPISSTQWEVSGYGDAEQGDSRDNWLIEIVDQRGDEDKTKLHPLTTSFRIYNPDMDCYLSQTGNHLPEWGFKQFEVACVQNPFRRDKRTWWNIETNENDVLPPRPADFKFPKTNFFKDFIQLNLAMMATNNALVPDPEKFDILASSAWQWPTLYWGLRICSWGEDVVKYFLLGTPASTWGSSLAVVGLMVYIVVLLIRWQRQYSDLQDPKDLNTFMMGAFYPLLAWGLHYAPFVIMSRVTYVHHYLPALYFALIILAYVFDAGLKFLTKTKSTQILRIVIYLAAYVTVIGCFWYFSPISFGMVGPMENYSYLNWFSTWNIAKESR from the coding sequence ATGTCTTCTGCAACTGGGTTCAAGGCTCGTGAAAAGGACACAGAAGAGGTCAAGGCTAGACAAGATATAAACATAGATACCCATGAAGAGATCATagatgaaaaggaagatttgaagaaggagaTTGTTTCCACCGAGAAGAAGGAATCTAATACACTGCTTCGTGTGGAATCTATAATTATGCCACTCGTGTTTACAGGGTTGGCCATTTTCATTAGAATGTACAAGATCGGCATTAACGATCATGTTGTTTGGGATGAAGCACATTTCGGGAAGTTTGGTTCATATTATTTAAGACACGAGTTTTACCATGATGTCCATCCACCATTGGGGAAAATGCTTGTCGGACTTTCAGGCTATTTGGCTGGTTACAACGGatcttttgatttttcatctGGTGCTGAGTATCCTGATTATGTTGATTACGTCAAGATGAGAATATTCAATGCAGCATTTTCTGCCATGTGTGTTCCTGTGGCTTACTTCACAGCTAAGGCAATTGGGTTCTCTATCCCAACCGTTTGGTTATTTACGATTACTGttctctttgaaaattcatACACTACATTAGGCAAGTTTATTCTTCTGGATTCCatgttattattctttaCTGTTCTGTCGTATATGTGCTTTGTCATCTTCCATAACCAAAGATCAAAACCATTTTCGAGAAAGTGGTGGAAATGGATGCTCTTGACAGGCCTATCCATGGGTTGTGCTATTTCTGTAAAGATGGTTGGTCTTTTCATCATAACAGTCGTCGGTATCTACACTATTATCGATCTATGGAATTTCTTAGGTGACAAGACCATGTCATGGAAAGCTTATATTGGACATTGGTTAGCCAGAATTATCTGTTTAATTATCGTTCCATTCTTAGTCTTCTTAGCATGTTTCAAGATCCATTTTGATTTGTTAACACACTCAGGTACCGGAGATGCCAACATGTCATCTTTATTCCAAGCTAATTTGATTGGTTCTGATGTAGGTGCAGGTCCTCGTGACGTTGCAGTCGGTTCATCAATCATTTCTATCAAGAATCAAGCTTTAGGTGGTGCCTTATTACATTCTCATTATAATGCCTACCCAGAGGGATCCAATCAGCAACAAGTTACCGCGTACAGTTACAAAGATGCAAACAATGAATGGTTCTTTGACAGACCAAGGGGTGAACCATTTTACcatgaaaatgaaactgATATTGAATACGTTCTAGGTGATTCACAATATAGATTAGTCCATCATAAGACAGGCAAGAACTTGCATACACATCCAGTGAGAGCTCCAATTTCTAGTACTCAATGGGAAGTGTCAGGTTATGGTGATGCTGAACAAGGTGATAGCAGAGATAATTGGTTAATTGAAATCGTTGATCAAAGAGGTGACGAAGATAAGACCAAATTACACCCATTGACCACATCATTCCGTATTTACAATCCCGATATGGATTGTTATTTATCTCAAACAGGTAATCATCTACCTGAATGGGGGTTCAAACAATTTGAAGTTGCCTGTGTCCAAAATCCATTCAGAAGAGATAAGAGAACCTGGTGGAACATTGAAACCAACGAAAATGATGTTCTCCCACCAAGACCTGCTGATTTTAAGTTCCCAAAgaccaatttttttaagGATTTTATCCAATTGAATCTTGCTATGATGGCTACTAATAATGCTTTGGTTCCAGATCCAGAAAAGTTTGATATATTGGCATCATCAGCTTGGCAATGGCCAACCCTTTACTGGGGTTTGAGAATTTGTAGCTGGGGTGAAGATGttgtcaaatatttcttatTAGGTACACCTGCTTCCACATGGGGTTCCTCATTGGCTGTTGTAGGTCTAATGGTTTATATAGTGGTGCTATTAATAAGATGGCAGAGACAGTACTCCGATCTACAAGATCCGAAAGATTTGAATACTTTCATGATGGGTGCATTTTATCCATTACTAGCATGGGGGTTACATTACGCTCCATTTGTTATCATGTCAAGAGTCACATACgttcatcattatctaCCAGCTCTATATTTTGCTCTAATCATCTTGGCATATGTCTTTGATGCGggtttgaaattcttgaCAAAAACCAAAAGTACTCAAATTCTCAGGATTGTTATCTATCTAGCTGCTTATGTCACTGTTATTGGATGTTTCTGGTATTTCTCTCCAATTTCTTTCGGTATGGTGGGTCCAATGGAAAACTATTCTTACTTGAATTGGTTTTCCACCTGGAATATTGCCAAGGAATCAAGGTAG